AAGATCCACCCCGCGGTGGTCGAGGCGCTGGACGGGGTCTGCCAGGGCTGCCGGATGCGGATCTCGCCCCAGCTCTACAACCAGATCATCAAGGGCGACGACTTCTACCAGTGCCAGGCGTGCCAGCGCTTCCTGTTCCACAAGGACGTGGTGCTGGACTGAGCGGTCCTGGGCCGCCTGTCCTCACGGGCGCACGAACGAAGAAGGGCGAGCCCACATGGAGCTCGCCCTTCTCTCGTCCGTCGAGGCCAGCGCGTGGCTCAGACGAACGTGAGCCACTCCTCGGGGGTCTCGACCCCGCGGACGACCTGGAAGTAGCGATCCTGCACGCGCTTGCTGATCGCGCCGCGCTCGCCCTTGCCGATCTGGCGGCCGTCGATCTCGCGCACGGGCGTGACCTCGGCCGCGGTGCCGCACATGAAGATCTCGTCGGCGATGTAGAGCTCGTCTCGCGCCATCAGGCGCTCGGTGACCTCGATGCCCATGTCGCGGATGATGCGGAGCATCGTGTCCCGGGTGATCCCGCCCAGGATCGAGCTGCCCATGGGAGGCGTGACGATCTTGCCGTCGCGCACCATGAAGATGTTCTCGCCGCTCGCCTCGCTGACGTAGCCCTGCGCGTCGAGGAGGATGGCCTCGTCGAAGCCCGTCTTCAGCGCCTCTCGCTTTGCGAGAATCGAGTTGACGTAGTGACCGACGATCTTGCCCTTGGCCATCTGCATGTTGATGCCGGGGCGGGTGAACGAGCTGACGCGCGCGCGGATGCCCTTCTGGAGGCCCTCGTCGCCGAGGTAGGCGCCCCACTTCCACACGACGATGGCGACGCGGGTCTCGTTGTTCATCGCGCCGAGGCCCATCGCGCCGGAGCCGACGTAGACGAGCGGGCGCAAGTAGCAGGACTTCAGCCCGTTCGCGCGCACCGTCTCGATGCAGGCGTCGACGAGCTCCTCCTGGCTGTACGGGATGTCGAGCGTGACGATGTGGGCCGACTCGAACAGCCGGCGGACATGCTCACGCAGGCGGAAGATGGCGCTTCGTCCGTCTTCCGTCTCGTAACAGCGGATGCCTTCGAACGCGCCGAGCCCGTAATGCAGCGTGTGCGTGAGCACGTGCACGTTCGCGTCGTCCCAAGGGATGAGCTTGCCGTCCATCCAGATCGATTCGACCTTGTCGACCATCGTCGCCTCCTACGCCGCGAACGGCGGCGATGGCGGTCATAGCACAACTCTGCCGGCTGCCCTCGACGCGCCGCGTCACGGCCGCCTCGCGGAATTCGAGCCTAATTCTGCGCGGCGGCCGCCTCGATCGAGCGAGCCCGCGTCATCGCGTCGCGCGCTTCGTCGTGCCGACCCGCGACCTCGAGCAATCGACCGCGCAGCCGATGCACGTCGGACATCTCCGGGGCGAGCGCGCACGCCTGGTCGGCGTCGCGCAGCGCCGCCTCGAGGACCGCGGGGTCGTCGGGCGACGCCCGGTGCCGCGCCCAGCCGAGGTAGGCGACGAACTGCCCCTCGTCACCGCAGAGCGCCACCGCCCGCTCGAACGCCCCGATGGCCCGCGCCGCGTCCCCTTTGTCGAGGGCGCGGTGGCCGCGGCGAAAGTGCCGCTCGGCCTCGAAGAGGCGCGCCACCCGGTCGTCGAGCTCCTCGGGCGAAGCGGTCGTCGCCGGGCGCGCGCCCGAGCCCTCGGCGTCGGGCGCCGCAGTGTCGGGCGGCGCAGGGTCGGGCTCGGCCGGTCGAGCGGAGGGCTCCCGCACGGGGAGCATGCCGGGATCGGTCGCCTCGGCGTCGAACGGAGACGGCGCGAGTCGGGTCGCGCCGGTGGTCTCCGCCGGCGGCGCGTCGTCTCCGAGCTCTCCGTCGTCCGTGGCGACGACGGCGGAGGGCACGCTCGGCAGGCCCATCGGAGCCGGTGGGGCCTCCGATGTGTCCCCGATCTCGTCGTCCGAGCGCACGTCGTCGGACGCGGCGCGCGACCGGGCGCGCAGGGGCTCGTCCGCGAACCGCACCGCCTCGAGGCACTCCATCGCGTGCATCAGCTGCGCGCTCCGAGCCTCGTCTCCCCCCGCCTCACTGGCGCTGTCGAGGAGCTCCCCCAACGTGTGTCGACCGTCGATGCGGCGGACGAGCTCGCGCAGGGGCGCGTCGAGCTGCATCTGGACGAAGCGCACCATCTCCCTCGCGCGTGGGATGACGAACCGGTCGCGGTCGGCGGCCAACAGCTCCAGCACGCGCTCGGGCGCGAGGCCGCGGCGGATGCCCTGCGTCACGATCTCGGCGAGGCCGAGCTCGAGATCGATCAGCTCCAGCGGTGGGCGTCGGTCCGCCGAGAAGCGGAAGGTCCCGCGCCTCCACGCGAAGAGATCGAAGAGCTTCACGCGGAGCTGCTCGGCGAGCCCCTCGCTGAGCTCGAGCGGCCCGATCGCGCCCATGGAGACGAGCACCTCGCCTTGCTTGCCTTCGCCGCGCCGGACCGCAGAGAGCGACGCGCGCAAGGCCTCGGGCCCGATGCGCCGGGTGCGTGTGAGCACCTGCCCGAGACACTCGGTCACGAGGTTGGAGCGGACGTGCACCGGCACCCCCGCGCGGAAGTAGACGACCTTGGTGGGCTCGGTGCCCTCGGTGGTCGCGCGCTCGTCGGGGGCGTGCACGCAGATCAGCGCGCCCGTCGCGCGCTTCTTGGCGAGGCGGTGGAGCACGCGCGCGAACGACATCTGCTCGAAGCGTCCGAGGAGGTCGCTGTGCGTCTCGCGCGCGGCCTCCGCGATCGCGCGGACCTCGCGGCCCTCGGCCACGCCGTCGAGCTCCCAGTCGGCCGGGCTCGGCTCGTCGAGCGTGGCGTTCTCGAGCTCCATCACCTGCGGCGTGTCGCCCTGGGCCGCGGCATCGAAGGCGAGATCCACCGCGAGCTGCGCGTCGAGCGTCTCCTCGTCCAGCGTCTCGTCCACGCGCTCCCGCGCGCGCTCGGCCTCGAGGAGCGCCTCCTCCACCTCCACGATGCGGGTCTCCGCGGTGTGCGGCTCGACGGCCGCGGCCGCGCGGACCTCGTCGGCGAGCCGGGCCTCGTCCACCGGGCCGACCAGGGTCGCGAAGGCGTCGACGTCCGCGCCCAGTCGGGCCAGAGACGCCTCCTCCGGCTCCCGCGCGGAGGTCAGGATCACGCGCGCGCGGCGGCCCCCGGGCATCCACCGGATCGCCTCCGCCGTGGACAGCCCGTCGCGCCCCTCGAGCGAGTAGTCGATGACGACGACGTCGGCGGGCTCCTGGATGAAGAGGTCCATCGCGCGCTCGCCGCTCGTCACGGCGTGGACGGAGACGCCCGCGCCCTCGAGCGTCCTCTGGACCCTCTCCCGGATCGCCGCGTCGGCGTGGACGAGCAGGACGCGGCTCACGACTCCCCCGACGCTTCCCAGGGCGCGGGGGCCTGGACCTCGCCGACCTCGCGCTCGAAGAGGCGGCGGGCGGCGCGGGCGTGGCGCCGATAGGTCTCGTCGAGCGCCTCGGTGGGCGACAGCCCGTCACGCGCTCGGACGCCGAGGCTCCGCGCGACGTGCGCCCCCGTCCGCCCGCGCGGCTCGAGCAGCGGGTCGCGGTGCTCGTCGAAGAGCTTCAGCGCGAGCTCCACCTTCCGGAAGAACGTCTGCGCCTCCGAGAGCGCGTCCGCGTCCACGTCGGCGATCGCGCCCGCGTCGCGGAGCCGTCGGATCGCGTCCGGCGTGCTCGGCGACCGGACGCGCGCATCGTCTCCGTGCCGCATCTGCAGCCATTGAACGCAGAGCTCGACGTCCACCAGGCCCCCGTAGCCGAGCTTCGGATGGTATCGCTCCGGGCTCTCGCTTCCCAGCTCGGTCTGGAGGCGCCCACGGACGCGCGCGAGCTCCTCTCCCGGCGTGGGCCCGCGGAGATAGGCGAGGGCGTCGAAGCGATCCTGCGCGGCGCGCGCGACCTCGGGATCGCCGGCGAGCGGGCGCGCGCGGACGAGGGCCTGACGCTCCCAGTCCGCGGCCCCCTTCTCGTGGTAGGCGTCGAAGCCCGCGAGCGAGACCACGAGCGTGCCCTTGCTGCCGCTCGGGCGCAGGCGCGTGTCGGTCTCGTAGCCGGGCCCCTCCGCGTCGCGCTGTCTGAGGAGCTGCATGGTCCGCTGCGCCATGCGCGCGAACAGCTCGCCGTGAGTGACCGAGCGGCCGCTCTCGGTGGGCTCGGTCTCGCCCTCCTCGCCGAAGAGGAAGACCAGGTCGAGGTCGCCCCCGAACCCGAGCTCGCGCCCGCCCAGCTTGCCCATCGCGCACACGAGCAGCCCGCCCCGGGCGGCGCGGCCCCAGCGCCTCTCCGCCCAGCGTCGCGCCGCCTCGAGCGACACGCGCACCTGCCCCTCGGCCAGCGCGCTCAGCCGCTCGGTCGCGCCCTCGAGGTCCAGCTCCCCCGCCACGTACGCGAGGCCCGTGCGCAGCGTCCCGGTCCGCTTGAGCCGGCGGAGCTCGCGCACGATCTCCTCCGGATCGGGATCGGGACCCAGCTCGGCGAGCAGCGCGTCGTGCGGCGCGACCAGCTCCTCGACCCGCGGCGCCCCGCTGACCAGGAGCAGGTCCACGTCCTCGGGGTGCCCGATGAGCGCGCTCGAGAGGGTGGGGCTCGCGCCGAACAGGCCGATGAGCCGACGGGTCAGGCGCGGCTCCTCGAGCAGCAACCGCTCGTAGGCCCACGGCCCGCCGAGGCGGTTGAAGAAGTCCGCGAGGAGCCGCAGGGCGGTGTCGGGATCGCCCACGTGCGCGACCTCCTCGAGCAGCCTGCGCCCGAGCTGCGGGAGGCGCTGCCAGGTGACCGGGCCGAGCGGACCCGCCGCGCGCCGACCGAGGCGGGCGAGGTGCGCCGCCGACTCGTACGGATCGCGGACGGGGAGGCGCTGCGCCAGGGCCTCGGCGATGGTCTCCACCTCCGCCCCGTCGGCCACGAGATCCCCGAGCGCGTCCCAGTCGCGGTCGGTCGGCGTCTCGCCGGGGAGGAGGGTGGAGAAGAGCCCGGCGATGCCCTCGCGCACGCGACCCAGGGCGGCCTCCAGGCTCTCGAGGT
The Sandaracinaceae bacterium genome window above contains:
- the glnE gene encoding bifunctional [glutamate--ammonia ligase]-adenylyl-L-tyrosine phosphorylase/[glutamate--ammonia-ligase] adenylyltransferase; this translates as MPRSPEAEDALAVYAERGGDASNTGQADAVAWLADHAPSLLGLVRSDPSIIPDVLARPIEHGSDRETLGASLARALSGRDGDSAEVRRALRRFRHRAIVRIALREIRRVADVEQTSAEMAWLAAVVIDAALDHATRTETARHGRALTRDGAGAEVVVPLTVLGMGKLGGLELNLGSDVDLCFFYETDDAEVEGGELTVNELYARVAKRCTEMIGEVTEDGFCFRVDLRLRPEGTRGPLVNSLASAERYYESWGRTWERAALLRARAIAGDRRFGAQLLETLRPFIFRRAVDPSLAEAMHEMLLRSRRELRVDEERDVKLGKGGIREAEFFVQTLQLVWGGRHTELQVAGTLEALWRLRGAGLVSDREAETLADGWALLRRVEHRVHVWTGYQTHRVPDEPRFAESLGYADLESLEAALGRVREGIAGLFSTLLPGETPTDRDWDALGDLVADGAEVETIAEALAQRLPVRDPYESAAHLARLGRRAAGPLGPVTWQRLPQLGRRLLEEVAHVGDPDTALRLLADFFNRLGGPWAYERLLLEEPRLTRRLIGLFGASPTLSSALIGHPEDVDLLLVSGAPRVEELVAPHDALLAELGPDPDPEEIVRELRRLKRTGTLRTGLAYVAGELDLEGATERLSALAEGQVRVSLEAARRWAERRWGRAARGGLLVCAMGKLGGRELGFGGDLDLVFLFGEEGETEPTESGRSVTHGELFARMAQRTMQLLRQRDAEGPGYETDTRLRPSGSKGTLVVSLAGFDAYHEKGAADWERQALVRARPLAGDPEVARAAQDRFDALAYLRGPTPGEELARVRGRLQTELGSESPERYHPKLGYGGLVDVELCVQWLQMRHGDDARVRSPSTPDAIRRLRDAGAIADVDADALSEAQTFFRKVELALKLFDEHRDPLLEPRGRTGAHVARSLGVRARDGLSPTEALDETYRRHARAARRLFEREVGEVQAPAPWEASGES
- a CDS encoding branched-chain amino acid transaminase, with protein sequence MVDKVESIWMDGKLIPWDDANVHVLTHTLHYGLGAFEGIRCYETEDGRSAIFRLREHVRRLFESAHIVTLDIPYSQEELVDACIETVRANGLKSCYLRPLVYVGSGAMGLGAMNNETRVAIVVWKWGAYLGDEGLQKGIRARVSSFTRPGINMQMAKGKIVGHYVNSILAKREALKTGFDEAILLDAQGYVSEASGENIFMVRDGKIVTPPMGSSILGGITRDTMLRIIRDMGIEVTERLMARDELYIADEIFMCGTAAEVTPVREIDGRQIGKGERGAISKRVQDRYFQVVRGVETPEEWLTFV
- a CDS encoding response regulator; this encodes MSRVLLVHADAAIRERVQRTLEGAGVSVHAVTSGERAMDLFIQEPADVVVIDYSLEGRDGLSTAEAIRWMPGGRRARVILTSAREPEEASLARLGADVDAFATLVGPVDEARLADEVRAAAAVEPHTAETRIVEVEEALLEAERARERVDETLDEETLDAQLAVDLAFDAAAQGDTPQVMELENATLDEPSPADWELDGVAEGREVRAIAEAARETHSDLLGRFEQMSFARVLHRLAKKRATGALICVHAPDERATTEGTEPTKVVYFRAGVPVHVRSNLVTECLGQVLTRTRRIGPEALRASLSAVRRGEGKQGEVLVSMGAIGPLELSEGLAEQLRVKLFDLFAWRRGTFRFSADRRPPLELIDLELGLAEIVTQGIRRGLAPERVLELLAADRDRFVIPRAREMVRFVQMQLDAPLRELVRRIDGRHTLGELLDSASEAGGDEARSAQLMHAMECLEAVRFADEPLRARSRAASDDVRSDDEIGDTSEAPPAPMGLPSVPSAVVATDDGELGDDAPPAETTGATRLAPSPFDAEATDPGMLPVREPSARPAEPDPAPPDTAAPDAEGSGARPATTASPEELDDRVARLFEAERHFRRGHRALDKGDAARAIGAFERAVALCGDEGQFVAYLGWARHRASPDDPAVLEAALRDADQACALAPEMSDVHRLRGRLLEVAGRHDEARDAMTRARSIEAAAAQN